The nucleotide sequence GATATTGGGAATACTACGATAAAGTTTGAAATTACTTCTTCGAAGTATGCTTGGAATTTCATGGAGGAAAAAAACTTGAGAGGTGTAATCTGTCgaaaggtacctatttatgaagGTATATAAGTGATCGTTTCAGGAAGATAAATGGATTGcctatttttcattcgaatagGAGCCACTTCGCATCAATTTATAGATAAAATAGacgaataattaattattagATGGGTATGATGTTAATTATCAAATCACGTTCGTGGTATAAATTCTTTCGgatttcaattcaataatagaaataaaaatcgaattgagaTGAAGAATCCAAAgataaaaaatatccataagtaAAGATACAAGTTGATGAATAACAAAAATCTCCAATTAAAAGTAAaataccaatttaaaaaaaaaaaaaaaaaaactcgtcgaTATTAATTAAATGTCAATataagacaaaaaaattgatacctgtAATAATCCAAAGTTCTTTCAAACAATTAATTCGTTGCTGTTGCATTAAACCCTGTTGCTTCAGTTCGTGTCTCGATTCTaaacattgaaacaaaaaagcTCCGGCCAAAAGATACAAACAAACAGCGCATAGCAGACCGAAACGAgttagaataaaatttaaaatttttttcaaatgtcgaGTTTTTGGCGGGAATCGTAAATTTTCGATGGTAAAATCAACCCTTCTGGACGACATCGCCACCTAGCACCTAAACGGTTGAAAGTTTACTGTCAACGTGCAAAACTTTTATCAAAAGCGTTTAAGATTTTGCCTTCGAGTACGATGAGAGGATGCGTACGCGCATTTCGTGTAATTGCACCGCGATATTCTCCATTCGTTCGAATATTTTTCGTagcttataaaataaaaataattatcaacgACGAACGTACTATTTATTTAATATATCTTTACATGAGTATAcatatttgatcattttcaaagtacctatatatCGAAAACGTAATAATAAGTTAGAGgtactaaaaagtaaaaataaatgaaaaattaagcgTATAAAGTTTGAGTTAACTTTGAAATAGTcgcagtattttaatttttttaattgactcGGGTTTTCAagttattcgaaattttttttttaagacgaAATTCTTACAGAAATAGCATTAGGTATTCTTATATTGTGCGTACAGTGAAACTGCAAAAAGCGAGGTATGGGGATCCACTGATGAATTAAATCGCGAGTTAGAACGAacgtaatttaaaaatagataatACCTACGGTAAATATATcaataaaacaacaaattttacaCATCCTCTATAAATTTGCGTACAATTAATATAATTTAATGACTAGTTACACATACAAGGTGTTCGAGAAGTACCGTGATTGATACATGAGATTatttaatctgaaaaaatgaaatgaacatGTTGTCTATCTCTGAATTCGAAGGAGTAATACCATTTAGAAaccagaaaaaattgcaatcagTAATCCAATCACGAAACCTTATTTCGAAACgcattttttagatattttgtaCCTGCAAATTCAACGATAGGCAACATCAATGACATCCACTTGAAATACAGAAACCGAACACGACTTTTCGAACACCTTGTACATTCACATTATTCGAAAACTATCGATTagataatttccattcaaaatatGGTATCTAGATCCACctactttcttgaaaaaatattcagctcgaaataataataattgttgacttaaaacttgaaataatttttttttagaacgcATCTACAAGGTTTCACATAGACTTTGAGCTTCTTGAATGAGTATTTCGTTTTCTCTCATGAAAGTCGATAATTTCGTCGGGAAATCTGTCATAACACCCGTGGCACCAGCTTTGAACGCTTTTTCGAACTCTTTTTCCTCGTTTAAAACCCACACGTAGACCTGAAATATCATCAATATATACGTAAGAATAGTATCAAATGTTTACAACGGTTTTATAGATACGAATTGGTGAGACGATTACTTGGATGCCTCTTCTTCTTAGAtgtaaaaaaagtgattttctaATCATgaggtaatcaaaaaattgtaacattaATTTGGAAATAActccaaatttttgataatctggATGACTGAAAAATACAACCGATGCAATAGCATACGTTTAGTcaactgttcaaaaaatttatatttgcaTGATGATTTATCtactgaaataaaaacgaaaatcaatTACTTTGTATAAATGGAaggtaaaaatatttctaaatgaGTTTCTTTGATTGGCATAAATGGCAGTAATCCCGAATAATAGTATAAGAAAAGCATAAACActcttttcttcgaaaaaaataagttcactTTTGGATTCTGttgaacaaaaatataaatacaaTGAACAGTGataaaaaaggaataaaacgatagaaaattgttcaaatctGAGCAACTCTTCGAACCATCTTTCAACTGAACGCTCTCGAAAATCATGTTTTGTGATTCatcatacagggtgcccagaaatatcgcgaacccctaaaaaagttttctgctaaatattttggttggtcacactgaatgataataatgatagcacatgattggttgttggactagagggataacattccaccaatcatatgcatctatttctaTTTCACGTTACCAAcctgtatttttaatgaaaaactttctttggggttcacgatatttctgggcaccctgtaaatGTATTCAgacataaatacctactttccaTTTGCTCAGATTTTCACtcaggtattttaaaatttcgcaactaagtaattaaaaaatgatctaTGCTTACAGCTTCAAAACATTTATCATTCACTATACAGTTCGCGTTTCCCCATACACAATAATTTTCTCTGTTATAACGTGTGATGAGTTTCGATACTTCACAAATCAACTCATCGTCGTCGGTTTTTATATCAATATTCATAGGTACGTTGAcaaacattttgaacatttcttctAACAATGGTATTCTTCGATCGGCCatattcgaattttcatttttataataatatcCTGTAATATAATTCCAAATAAGAAACGATGCAAAagtataggtaataaaataacTGATATTTAAAATCGTAATCCACCTGGCACAAAATCCACCGATACGACGCTCTTTAGCAATGGTAATTCGTTATAATTCAAGTCCGAAACATTACTATCGATTCCAGTTAATCTTCGAAGATTACTGTCGTGAAATACCACTACTTGTTTATCCTTAGTAATATGGCAGTCTATTTCCAACATATCGGTTCCTAATTCTTGAGCTCTAAACAACGAAGAAAAGTATCCAAATTAATCGATcccaagtaggtaagtaggtagcaTCATAAGCTGCATAATGTAAACCATCCAACCTTTTGCATGCTGTGATCGTGTTTTCATAGTATTCTCCAGCACCTGAAACGACACCGTAGGTATTAATCATTTATTgcttgaatttaaaaacaagaacattttttctttaaaataatagcataaaaaaatatcaaacaataTGACATGAAAACACACGCAGAAACGAGTAAACATCAGcaaaatattcaagtatttCCTACAGCTGTATACATCCACTCGAGATGCGGATACATCTTCAAATTCACTCAAATAGCATAAATAAATCGACCATATCGAATGCTTACTCACCTCCTCGATGACTGATATGTTTGGCGATGAACTTGATCGACTTCTTTCTATGAATTAATGTTGGATACCTGAAGAAAAACGCAGAAGTAAGTATGTACCCTCCTACGATAGTCAAAATCGTCGGTATTTCGTTTATCATTCTGATAAACGAACTCGCACACAAATTTAACcattaaaatttcgcaaaatatATAATCTCGTTGACAGATTATCCTCGTACAtaagtcgaaaatttttcaaagaaacgGTGTTCCGATTTccgaaaatggtgaaaaaaatttcaataaattgatcgtTTAGAAAACTCGCAAGTACGGTGGTTATCAGTGATAACCATTTGTTTGTTGACAAGTGAAAACACGTTTTGCGCATGTCGTAGCATGAAAAAA is from Planococcus citri chromosome 1, ihPlaCitr1.1, whole genome shotgun sequence and encodes:
- the LOC135831148 gene encoding lysophospholipase D GDPD1-like, giving the protein MINEIPTILTIVGGYILTSAFFFRYPTLIHRKKSIKFIAKHISHRGGAGEYYENTITACKRAQELGTDMLEIDCHITKDKQVVVFHDSNLRRLTGIDSNVSDLNYNELPLLKSVVSVDFVPGYYYKNENSNMADRRIPLLEEMFKMFVNVPMNIDIKTDDDELICEVSKLITRYNRENYCVWGNANCIVNDKCFEANPKVNLFFSKKRVFMLFLYYYSGLLPFMPIKETHLEIFLPSIYTNHPDYQKFGVISKLMLQFFDYLMIRKSLFLHLRRRGIQVYVWVLNEEKEFEKAFKAGATGVMTDFPTKLSTFMRENEILIQEAQSLCETL